CTGTGTAAACTTTTGTATGAGGACCAATAAAAAGTGTTCCGCGCTCTTGGCAATGGTACAAGCCGTAATTTGACGTTTCGCCGGTATCCGATGCAACTAATGAACCTTTATTTTTTGTTGGAATGTCGCCCTTATATGGTTGAAAATCTTCAAAGGTATGGTTGATAATTCCATTCCCTTTTGTGTCTGTTAATAGCTCTGACCTAAAGCCAATAAGACTTCTGGCTGGACATAAAAACTCTAACCTGGTTTGGTCAGGATTGGGGCTTTCCATTTTTACAAGTTCTGCTTTTTTTGCACCAAGCTTTTCGATAATGGTTCCACTAAACTCTGATGGAACTTCGATAAATACCCGTTCAATGGGTTCATGTAAAACTCCATCTATTTCCTTAAAGATAACTTTTGGTCTAGAAACCTCAAACTCAAATCCTTCTCGACGCATAGTTTCAATGAGGATTGATAAATGCAATTCTCCTCGACCGGCTACTAAAAATTTGTCCTTGGACTCTGTTTGGGATACATGTAAGCTGACATTAGTTTCAAGCTCTTTTTCCAATCTGCTTTTTAAATGTCTTGATGTGACATAATCACCTTCCAACCCAGCAAAGGGACTGGTGTTAGCGGAAAAAGTCATGGTAATAGTGGGCTCATCAATTTTAATAGAGGGAAGGGGGTGAGGGTTTTCTGCAGAGGAAATTGTTTCACCTATATTAATAGGATGGAGGCCGCTTATAGCAACTATTTCACCGTAATCAACTTTTGGAACTTCTTTTCTATTAAGTCCTTCAAAGGTATAGATTTTATTTATGTTTTGCTTGTTAATTTCCCCTTGTGGTGTGATAATAGAAACGCTTTGACCTGTTTCTAAACTGCCATTTTGCAACTTTCCTATTGCAATCCTACCGATAAACTCATTGTACTCGATGTTCGTTACCATTATTTGAGTTTTTTCATTATTTCCTGAGGGTGGTAAACAAACGTTTTTAATCATTTCAAAAAGAGGTACAAGGTTTTCCCCTTTTTTATTAGCTTCTGTGCTGGCCCATCCTTGTATTGCGCTTGTGTAAATTACTGGAAATTCTAATTGTTCATCGTCAGCATCTAAAGATATAAAGAGGTCTAAAACTTCGTCTATAACTTCAATAGGACGCGCATTAGGGCGGTCAGCTTTATTGACAACAACTATAGGCTTTAACTTAAGCTCTAAAGCTTTTTTTAGTACGAATCTAGTTTGGGGCATAGGACCTTCAAAAGCGTCAACAACCAACAATACATTATCTACCATAGAAAGAGTTCTTTCAACTTCTCCACCAAAATCAGCGTGACCAGGTGTATCAACAATGTTAATTTTTATATCGTTATACATTACCGCTGTATTTTTGGCTAAAATCGTTATTCCTCTTTCTCTTTCTAGAGCATTAGAATCCATCACTCTTTCTTCCACTTGCTGTTTTTCGTGGTAAATGCCACTTTGTTTTAAAAGCTCATCAACTAAAGTTGTTTTTCCATGATCAACATGTGCTACAATTGCCACATTGCGAATATTATCTTGTTTTATATTCATAAAAGTTCACTCCATTCTGAACAAAAGGGTCTGATACTGCAAAAATAATTCCGTGATTATACAGCATTGTTATATTATATAACAAATCATACATAAAAGAAAAGTTATTTTTTATTAATATATTCAAAAGCTTTATATAATGCCAAGCAAGTTAGTGAATGGGAAATACATTCATTTGCTAACATGTCTTGTACAGTCTTTTTATTTAAATGTATAATTTCAATATCTTCCGTTAAATCTAGGTTTTGTGTGGCTAACATTTGACAATCTAACATTAGGTATAAATAACAGAAGTTATTCAAAAAAGCAGGATTTACTTCCACTTTACCTAAATAAACGGGATTTCCTATATACCCTGTTTCTTCTTGTAATTCACGTATGGCAGCTTCTTTAGGTGTTTCCCCATTATCAATTGCGCCAGCTGGAACTTCATAGGTGACTTTTTTAGTTCCATGCCTAAATTGTTTAACTAAAATAAAAGCATCATTTTTATCGATAGCAACAACATTAACCCAGTTTGCCATCTCCACCCTATAAAACTGATGTACTCCCAATTTAGGGTGGCTTGCAGTGTCTATTTTTACATTCATAAAACCACTTTTATGTATGAAATTCTCGTCTATAGTTTTCCACTTCATGTTGCACCTCCATTTTCAATATAAAAACAGATGGCCTTATACCTTGGTCATCTGTAGTCAAATAGCTATTTTTTATGTTTAATTTCATCATCGTCATGGATTTCACATTCCCCTTGTAGGCAATTTACAGTATGACTTATCTCCCAATGAATCAATACACTTAGAGATGCTCTTATGATTATTATAGCACCTAAAATAAATATTTCTTCTAATTCGCGGATTAAAATAGTTCGTAGTATTTCACCAGCTAATGCAAACTCGAGTCCCAATGCCAAACCACGGGCTAAACTTAACCTTAACTTTTCAGCAGGTTTAAACAAGGAAAAAATATAGCCTGTTAATACAATAATTGAAACAGCAACTATTACCAGAGCAGCAAACCATTCCAGCAATATAGCTAGAAAGTATATGATGTTATGAGTTAAATCTACAAACCACTCTATTCTAATCCCCTCCTTTTATTATATGTTGTGAAAAAAGAGGGGATTTTAAACTGATTTCTAAAAGTTTTTATAACGCTTTTGAAAAGCACTACCACCTGTATAATTAAACAGCCTTCCTTGGTAGGTCTTACGCTGTTCCATTTCCCACTCTATAGCTTCCTTAACCTTCCACCAGCTAGTACTCCAGTTTGAGTTAGGTGCTATTTCTTTAGGTGCTCTTCCAATTAATCGTTGTAAAGTTATTTCTGGGTCTAAATGTTCTAAAAAAGCGATAACTCTTTGGATATATTCTTGCATACTTATTAACTGGAATTCACCCTGGTTAAATTGTTTTTCCATAACAGTATCTTTAACTATAAAAAGAGAGTGGAGTTTTACTTGATGAGTTTTAAGAGCGGAAACTATCTTGGCAGCTTCAATGGAATCTCTCATGTTATCCCATGGCAGGTTTAAAATTAAGTGAGTACAGATTTCAAAGGGGTACTTTTTTATAAGATTTACACAATCAATATATTCAGCTAATGAATGTCCACGATGAACTTTTTTTAAAGTATGATAGTTAACTGACTGTAATCCCAACTCGATTGACACATTAATTTTAAATTTTTGAGAAATCTTTAATAAAAAGTCTAGATGTTCCTTTGTCACAGAATCAGGACGGGTGGAGATGGCGATTTCTACTACTCCAAATTTAGCACCTTGTAAAATATACTTTTGAAAATCTTCCATAGGCAAATATGTATTTGAGTAATTTTGGTAGTAAGCTATAAACTTTTTTGCATTATACTTTTTTGCTATACGCTTTTTCACATCTACTAACTGCTCTTGGACAGAGGCTTCTTTAAACTTAGTATCATATCCAGCGCCACCTTCATCACAGAAGGTGCACCCACCAGTGCCTAAAAATCCATCTCTATTTGGGCAAGTAAGAGGAAGGTTAATAGCCAGCTTGTAAACCTTTTCTCCGTACTTTTGTTTTAAATACTCAGAATATTTATTGTATAATACCATTTTTACCTCCTACATATAGAACATTTTTGTCTGTTAATAGGCATAATACCTACTATAGATTTCGTGGAGAATTTAAGAATGTAAATGGGAAAAAACTAATAATAGCCAATTAGTTTTTTCTAAAATCAGTATAGAGGGACTAAAATGCTGATTGAAGTTTAAATTCAATCTTACTAATATTATGGCATATTTCTGGCTGGGAATCAAAAGAAGCTATGCAAAAATGTATTTGCATAGCTTCTGTACTAGCTATAAAGTTTTCTCTATAAGTCAGTTTTTGACAAATTAGGTATCAGGCTATATAGTTGAGACTCAATACCTTTATAACCTAACTTTAAGTCTTCTACTTCTTCAGTTAATAAGTAATAACTATCTTGAAAAGAAGTTATAAAAGCCATTACAGCTTTGTATTCTTGTTCCCAATAGTTCCAACTCTGCTCTATTAACCTAAGGTCACTTTCGTTAATATCATCATTTGTATGGGTTAGTCGATATGTAATATTAACAGGTGTTATGGAATATAAAGCAGATTTATACAGGCTATCTTGTTGGTCATCTGTCATATATGGAAAAGAAGTTTCCGAAAGTTCATCTATAAACGTTATATATTCTTCCTTGTTGTTTGACCACTTATCAAGTAGATTTGAAGCTTGAGTAGTTTCAATATTATAAATATCGTCTTTTAATGTTTGTTCAGACAGTTCATAAATTAAATAAAGTTCCTCCATTTTCTCAAAAGTAGGGTTAAACACTTCGTCCTTTGCTTGTTCCACTTCTTCTAGTAAAGATTTTTTTTGTGTATATTCTTTTTCAGCATTAACTAACCTTCTAAGTACTAGTATTAACTGCTCTTTCTTGCTTTCCAAGGATTCATTATCATAATCATTGGTTTGGTAAAAAGTTAAAGCTTTTTGGTACTGGGTATTTTCTATATATTGGTATCCATTGTAAAAATCCATTTTTTCATAAAGATAACTTTGTTGAAATACAGGATCACTGGAATTATTGTTGGTATAGAAGATAAATGAGCCCAAGCCCAAAGTTGCTAAAATAATAATAGATGCCAATACTTGTACTAATTTAGTCAAGTGCTTTCCTCCTTTTTCCCTCTTTTTTTAATTTTAGTACAAAAAAAGCCAAATTTCAACAACTAAAATTTATTTTGTTAAAGGATGTTCTACTCCAATAATCAGCGTTTAAAAAACTTCACTTAGTCAACTTGACTTATGTCACATATTATTTTATACAGGGGAGGTATAATGATAATTAAGAAATGAAATAATGACGGAATCAGTTTTAAAGATTTGAGAAACTGAATAAAAAATGGAGGAGGGTTAATAATGAAAGTAACAGTAGAGGAATCTTGCATTGGATGTGGTTTATGTGAAAGTATTTGTCCTAAGGTTTTTAAGTTAAACGAGGATAACTTTGCAGAAGTGGTTGTAAACCATGTAGAAAGCGGTGATGAAAAAATAGTAAACGAAGCGGAAGAGAACTGTCCAGTGTCCGCAATAAAAGTCAGAGGTTAGGAGTGGAGTATATGAAGTTTTACAAAGAAATAGCTATACATTATGATGATATTTTTCCAGTTAAAAGTTCTGTAATTGAATTTATAGCAAACAGGACTCCCCCAAAAGGAAATGTTTTGGATGTAGGTTGTGCAACTGGAAGCCACGGGATAGAACTGTCTAAACTTGGATATCAAGTCAAGGGTGTAGACATTTCAAAAGAAATGATAGAAATAGCTAAAGATAAGTCAGTGGGACTAAGCAATATATCCTTTGCTACGCAAGATATTTTTGCTTTAGACGAAGAAAGTTGTTACGACACAATTATATGTATAGGTAATACTCTACCTCACTTTACTAGTTTAGAAGAAATTAAAGATGTACTTACAAAGTTTAAAAAGATGTTAAAGCATGGGGGCAAAGTTATTGTTCAAACTGTAAACTATGATAGGGTGTTAAAACAAAAAACTGACTCTTTGCCGACGATTACAAATAAAAATTTGAAATTTATCCGAGAATATTCTTTTAATGGTGGACTAATCGATTTTAATACGATACTAAAGGTAGGTAGGGGTAATTTTAAAAATAGCGTTAAGTTATACCCATTAACATCGAAAAATATCGAAGAGTTATTGGCAAAATTAAAATATAGTACATTAGAATTTTACGGTGGATTTGATGAAAGTAATTTTAACATTGCCAGTTTTCATATGGTATTGGACTGCACATTATAGCGGTATAACCTTACAGTAGTTAGGGAAAGATAATTTTAAATACTGTAAAGGTGGGAAGGTATGCTTAGTAGCTTAAAAAATGAACTAAACTTAGAGAGCATGTTGGCTGAGGTGGAACTGCGATTATTAGATTACACAAAGAGTGATAGTGAAAAATCCCAGTACTTATCTCAGTATTTAATAAAAAAAGGAGGTAAAAGGTTAAGGCCTCTTCTTGTAATTTTGTGCGCAGAAGGAAGAAATGAAAAAGACGTAATAGATGTAGCGGTAGCAGCAGAACTTATTCATACTGCTTCACTTGTACATGATGATATAGTAGATGATTCCCCCAAAAGAAGAGGTGTAGATACAATAAATAGTCTTTTGTCAAATTCCTATGCCGTATTAACTGGAGATTTTTTGTTTGCTAAGGCTTTTGAAATACTATCAAAATTTCAAGAAAAAAAGGTTTTAGAAACATTTACAAAAGCTATTACTGCTATGAGCATAGCTGAAATAGAGCAACTGAGCAATAAGAATAACTTAAAAAAGACCTATAAACAGTACTACAGTGAAATATATGGTAAAACTGGAGCTTTGTTATCGGCGTGTTGTAAAAGCGGAGGAATGATAGCAGGTTATAGAGAACGGGAAATTATTGCCTTAGAAACATATGGCAAGGAATTAGGCTTTTCTTTTCAGATTACAGATGATTTGTTAGATGTTGCGGGAAATGGTGACGAGTTGGGTAAACCTAAGTTTCAAGACCTAAAAGAGGGCCATATTACTTTGCCTATTATAAACCTGTTAGCAAAAGATGGGCAGTTAGACGTTGCCGAAACCCTAAAAGAATCAAGCAACATTGATTTCTCCGTGGTAAGCAAACTAATAAAAGAAGGAGAAGTAGATGAATATTGTTATAACTTAGCAGTTGCTCATGTAGATAATGCTTTGAAAAGCA
This genomic interval from Proteinivorax tanatarense contains the following:
- a CDS encoding class I SAM-dependent methyltransferase, which translates into the protein MKFYKEIAIHYDDIFPVKSSVIEFIANRTPPKGNVLDVGCATGSHGIELSKLGYQVKGVDISKEMIEIAKDKSVGLSNISFATQDIFALDEESCYDTIICIGNTLPHFTSLEEIKDVLTKFKKMLKHGGKVIVQTVNYDRVLKQKTDSLPTITNKNLKFIREYSFNGGLIDFNTILKVGRGNFKNSVKLYPLTSKNIEELLAKLKYSTLEFYGGFDESNFNIASFHMVLDCTL
- the typA gene encoding translational GTPase TypA yields the protein MNIKQDNIRNVAIVAHVDHGKTTLVDELLKQSGIYHEKQQVEERVMDSNALERERGITILAKNTAVMYNDIKINIVDTPGHADFGGEVERTLSMVDNVLLVVDAFEGPMPQTRFVLKKALELKLKPIVVVNKADRPNARPIEVIDEVLDLFISLDADDEQLEFPVIYTSAIQGWASTEANKKGENLVPLFEMIKNVCLPPSGNNEKTQIMVTNIEYNEFIGRIAIGKLQNGSLETGQSVSIITPQGEINKQNINKIYTFEGLNRKEVPKVDYGEIVAISGLHPINIGETISSAENPHPLPSIKIDEPTITMTFSANTSPFAGLEGDYVTSRHLKSRLEKELETNVSLHVSQTESKDKFLVAGRGELHLSILIETMRREGFEFEVSRPKVIFKEIDGVLHEPIERVFIEVPSEFSGTIIEKLGAKKAELVKMESPNPDQTRLEFLCPARSLIGFRSELLTDTKGNGIINHTFEDFQPYKGDIPTKNKGSLVASDTGETSNYGLYHCQERGTLFIGPHTKVYTGMVVGQSTRNVDIDVNVCKKKQVTNMRASGSDENIILTPPTILSLEQSLEFIGDDELLEVTPQNLRIRKVQLDSKKRIREWKSKQGK
- a CDS encoding polyprenyl synthetase family protein: MLSSLKNELNLESMLAEVELRLLDYTKSDSEKSQYLSQYLIKKGGKRLRPLLVILCAEGRNEKDVIDVAVAAELIHTASLVHDDIVDDSPKRRGVDTINSLLSNSYAVLTGDFLFAKAFEILSKFQEKKVLETFTKAITAMSIAEIEQLSNKNNLKKTYKQYYSEIYGKTGALLSACCKSGGMIAGYREREIIALETYGKELGFSFQITDDLLDVAGNGDELGKPKFQDLKEGHITLPIINLLAKDGQLDVAETLKESSNIDFSVVSKLIKEGEVDEYCYNLAVAHVDNALKSIECFGNESQRDALNKLAKLTLNRSQ
- a CDS encoding DUF1622 domain-containing protein; protein product: MLEWFAALVIVAVSIIVLTGYIFSLFKPAEKLRLSLARGLALGLEFALAGEILRTILIRELEEIFILGAIIIIRASLSVLIHWEISHTVNCLQGECEIHDDDEIKHKK
- a CDS encoding ferredoxin, whose protein sequence is MKVTVEESCIGCGLCESICPKVFKLNEDNFAEVVVNHVESGDEKIVNEAEENCPVSAIKVRG
- a CDS encoding TIGR01212 family radical SAM protein (This family includes YhcC from E. coli K-12, an uncharacterized radical SAM protein.); this encodes MVLYNKYSEYLKQKYGEKVYKLAINLPLTCPNRDGFLGTGGCTFCDEGGAGYDTKFKEASVQEQLVDVKKRIAKKYNAKKFIAYYQNYSNTYLPMEDFQKYILQGAKFGVVEIAISTRPDSVTKEHLDFLLKISQKFKINVSIELGLQSVNYHTLKKVHRGHSLAEYIDCVNLIKKYPFEICTHLILNLPWDNMRDSIEAAKIVSALKTHQVKLHSLFIVKDTVMEKQFNQGEFQLISMQEYIQRVIAFLEHLDPEITLQRLIGRAPKEIAPNSNWSTSWWKVKEAIEWEMEQRKTYQGRLFNYTGGSAFQKRYKNF
- a CDS encoding NUDIX hydrolase → MKWKTIDENFIHKSGFMNVKIDTASHPKLGVHQFYRVEMANWVNVVAIDKNDAFILVKQFRHGTKKVTYEVPAGAIDNGETPKEAAIRELQEETGYIGNPVYLGKVEVNPAFLNNFCYLYLMLDCQMLATQNLDLTEDIEIIHLNKKTVQDMLANECISHSLTCLALYKAFEYINKK